The DNA region GAGGGATTCCGACACGATGGGTGGACAATGCCATGATTCACATTGTGGACCCATATAGCGAGAGGGTGACTTCGGAGTATCCCTTCAGTGAGACTGTCCTGAGAGAGAAGTATGCCACACAACTGCTCAACCCTGATAGAATGGGCTTTGATTACACGTATGGCGAGAGGCTGAATGCATGGGGAGAAGAGGCGCTAGACCAGTTGGACTATGTTGTCAGAAAGCTGCATGAGAACAGACACACACGGCGTGCGGTCGCCACCACATGGGACCCAAGACGAGACACACACAACGATGAGGTCCCATGCTTGAACCACTTTGTCTTCATGGAACGAGAGGGAGTCCTGGACTTGTCGGTGACTATCAGATCGAATGATATGTACGGTGCATGGCCTGCCAATGTCTATGCGCTCGGAGAGCTACTGAAGAACATCGCCGAGCGGACGAACATACAACCGGGTAGCCTTACGACTCTGTCAGTCAATGCACACATCTACAAGCATGATTGGGACAAGGCATCTCGAATATGAAAAGTATCTTGATGCGTTCAGTTAAAATAGGTCGGAAACCGGAATGTGTCACAGGGGTTTCTTGCTGTAACCGGCTGAACCATACATGCGCCGGAGGCAGACCGCAATGGATGATACTGACAAGAAGATGATGTCCATACTACAGGCGAACGGACGAGTGAGCCTCTCGGAGATTGGCAAGGCGCTCGGCATGTCGCACGTCGCAGTCAGCAAGCGGCTGGACAAGCTGATCAGCGAGGATATGGTCCAAGTCACTGCAGGTGTCAATGCGGAGAAGCTAGACATGAAGATCCTGTTCATGGGACTTGAGGCAGAGAGTCTTGAGGTCGCAGACAGAATAGTTGAGAAGTACAAGTCATGCCCTCGACTGCTCACCCTTGCAACAGTGACGGGCAGATACAACCTCTTTGCGGTCATGGTCGCAGAG from Candidatus Thorarchaeota archaeon includes:
- a CDS encoding Lrp/AsnC family transcriptional regulator is translated as MDDTDKKMMSILQANGRVSLSEIGKALGMSHVAVSKRLDKLISEDMVQVTAGVNAEKLDMKILFMGLEAESLEVADRIVEKYKSCPRLLTLATVTGRYNLFAVMVAEDTWTLESIIGTCSLRTEAGIRRSESWFGNAPLQPKFLQVSLAPHQTGGTAGPCKSDCADCKRYTSLRCVGCPCTTAYRGTVWATPEKQKGRGTRSKS
- a CDS encoding thymidylate synthase, producing the protein MPTYIKARTPVDGWRRIVRTIMESGMERVDERGIPTRWVDNAMIHIVDPYSERVTSEYPFSETVLREKYATQLLNPDRMGFDYTYGERLNAWGEEALDQLDYVVRKLHENRHTRRAVATTWDPRRDTHNDEVPCLNHFVFMEREGVLDLSVTIRSNDMYGAWPANVYALGELLKNIAERTNIQPGSLTTLSVNAHIYKHDWDKASRI